A window from Trichomycterus rosablanca isolate fTriRos1 chromosome 21, fTriRos1.hap1, whole genome shotgun sequence encodes these proteins:
- the LOC134335762 gene encoding BOLA class I histocompatibility antigen, alpha chain BL3-7-like, with protein sequence MCFSALVKVVIFLTFFPHRSAGTDSMQFFVTAVREVSFPEFTINGFLDEEQILYYDSIMRELIPKKEWMKKVDADAPGFWSTYTQTAQGIQADFKNRMGIIMQLANSTASNGVHTYQNIFSCELDDDGTTRGQYKYAYDGEDFISLDLKTVTFTATNPKAVGTKQDWESRGLASLFKSYLEKDCIKWLKNFVSYGRETLERKDPPEVSVFHEHLPSPEVVCHATGFFPSGLVMFWQKDGEELHEDVEIRETLPNQDGTFQKRAVLRVSPEELKEHEYTCVVQHSSLEKDLVLPVPDGGSLGAGAIVGIVLAVFAGVALVVAVGVLIWKKKKPTVRTRSSSFISTSTNSNTSEVSSSSE encoded by the exons gTACTGACTCCATGCAGTTCTTTGTCACTGCAGTCAGAGAAGTTAGTTTTCCAGAATTCACTATTAATGGTTTCCTGGATGAAGAGCAGATTTTGTACTATGACAGCATCATGAGGGAGCTGATCCCAAAGAAGGAGTGGATGAAGAAGGTTGATGCTGATGCTCCAGGATTTTggagcacatacacacagactgcTCAGGGTATTCAGGCGGACTTTAAAAACCGTATGGGTATAATAATGCAGCTCGCTAACAGCACTGCTTCTAACG GAGTTCACACATATCAGAACATATTCAGCTGTGAGCTTGATGATGATGGAACTACTAGGGGACAATACAAGTATGCTTATGATGGAGAAGATTTCATCAGTCTGGATTTGAAAACAGTCACCTTCACTGCAACTAATCCTAAAGCTGTTGGTACCAAACAAGACTGGGAATCTAGAGGTTTAGCTAGTCTCTTCAAGAGCTACCTGGAGAAGGACTGCATCAAGTGGTTAAAGAATTTTGTATCGTATGGCAGGGAGACTCTAGAGAGGAAAG ATCCTCCTGAGGTGTCAGTGTTCCACGAGCACCTCCCTTCTCCAGAGGTGGTGTGTCACGCTACAGGTTTCTTCCCCAGTGGACTGGTGATGTTCTGGCAGAAGGACGGAGAGGAACTGCATGAGGACGTGGAGATCAGAGAGACTCTACCAAACCAGGATGGAACCTTCCAGAAGAGAGCTGTTCTGAGAGTCTCACCTGAGGAGCTGAAGGAACATGAATACACCTGTGTGGTTCAGCACAGCAGCCTGGAGAAGGACTTAGTGCTGCCAGTTCCAG ATGGAGGATCTCTTGGTGCTGGAGCGATTGTTGGTATAGTCTTGGCTGTTTTTGCTGGTGTTGCtcttgttgttgctgttggagTTCTGAtctggaagaagaagaagccTA ctgttAGAACCCGCAGCTCCTCCTTCATCTCTACAAGCACCAACTCCAACACTTCTGAAGTTTCCTCTTCATCAGAGTGA